Proteins encoded by one window of Methanobacterium sp. CWC-01:
- a CDS encoding UbiA family prenyltransferase encodes MFISLVCVFLTYCSFEFLNVQPNSILLIAVFLSTFSVYSLNRLTDLEEDSVNIPERGAYVKGKEKILLFLCILSYAVALLIGVIVNPVIILVFLFPLIIGVLYSIEVSPKLPRLKNIPGMKNFIVTLSWVVGAVFVPLTCNYQGFGPTVMIFIFIFIKIFVNAVSFDIRDIEGDKKSGVKTIPVLLGRSRTKLLLLGIQSMLIPWFLIAILEGFFLHYWLIFAFSIFYGFWYISYFSENRKLEAFSRDLFVDGEWILIAALCFMVNLHF; translated from the coding sequence TTGTTCATATCCTTGGTGTGTGTTTTTTTAACCTATTGTTCCTTTGAATTTCTGAATGTACAGCCCAACTCTATACTACTTATTGCTGTTTTCCTTTCAACATTCTCGGTTTACAGTTTAAACCGTCTAACCGATTTGGAAGAGGATTCCGTTAATATTCCAGAAAGAGGTGCTTATGTTAAGGGAAAGGAAAAAATCTTGCTGTTTTTATGTATCCTATCCTATGCTGTTGCTCTGCTAATAGGAGTGATCGTGAATCCAGTGATCATACTGGTGTTCCTGTTTCCTCTGATTATTGGTGTCCTCTATAGTATAGAAGTTTCTCCAAAGCTTCCACGGCTTAAGAACATTCCAGGGATGAAAAACTTCATTGTTACTCTTAGCTGGGTAGTTGGCGCTGTTTTTGTCCCGTTGACCTGCAATTATCAGGGATTTGGCCCCACTGTCATGATATTCATTTTTATATTCATTAAAATCTTTGTGAACGCAGTTTCCTTCGACATACGGGACATTGAAGGAGATAAAAAAAGCGGAGTGAAAACTATACCGGTACTGCTGGGAAGGTCAAGGACCAAACTCTTGTTATTAGGAATTCAATCCATGCTTATTCCCTGGTTTTTAATAGCAATTTTAGAGGGTTTTTTTCTCCATTACTGGCTAATATTTGCTTTTTCCATATTCTATGGGTTTTGGTACATAAGTTATTTCTCTGAAAACAGAAAATTAGAGGCCTTTTCCCGAGATTTATTTGTGGATGGAGAATGGATTTTAATTGCGGCTTTATGTTTTATGGTGAACCTGCATTTTTAG
- a CDS encoding DUF3221 domain-containing protein: protein MRVITLIALLLVLFMGVAYGVFCATGEEPVDMKGQVVGVCYPDSQNVTNNTESVLVQGTMADNNQTMNISVKISEETIIMENSAGQSSNSSFENIQPGQAVEIRFTGPLLQSYPPQTTASQITILK, encoded by the coding sequence ATGAGGGTCATAACATTAATCGCATTGCTGCTGGTATTGTTTATGGGTGTGGCCTATGGAGTTTTCTGTGCCACCGGCGAGGAACCTGTAGACATGAAGGGCCAAGTTGTAGGAGTATGTTATCCTGACTCTCAAAATGTTACTAATAACACGGAATCGGTTCTAGTCCAGGGAACAATGGCTGATAACAACCAAACAATGAATATTTCCGTTAAAATATCTGAAGAAACTATAATTATGGAGAATAGCGCTGGCCAAAGTTCTAACAGTTCTTTTGAAAATATTCAACCTGGACAAGCCGTAGAAATCCGCTTTACTGGGCCTTTACTCCAATCTTATCCGCCGCAAACCACTGCCAGTCAGATTACCATTTTGAAATAA
- a CDS encoding dihydrofolate reductase family protein translates to MIVGYKQADLETALHELNLQFGVKLVRIDSGGVLNGALFQAGLVDEVHVLIHPVLVGTAENSIYNTELESDRENVQLKLVDVDGLEDGMVYLTYQVSKSFNRPL, encoded by the coding sequence ATGATAGTTGGTTACAAGCAAGCTGATTTAGAAACTGCTCTCCATGAATTAAACCTTCAATTCGGTGTTAAACTGGTTAGGATCGATAGTGGTGGAGTTTTAAATGGGGCTCTCTTTCAGGCGGGGTTAGTTGATGAGGTACATGTCCTGATACACCCCGTTTTAGTGGGAACAGCTGAAAACTCCATTTACAATACGGAACTGGAATCAGATAGGGAAAATGTTCAGTTAAAATTAGTTGATGTGGATGGATTAGAAGATGGCATGGTTTATTTAACTTACCAGGTTTCAAAAAGCTTTAATCGGCCACTGTAA
- a CDS encoding MBL fold metallo-hydrolase → MNKINDILMIEGRGYDSNIYVFEDVVVDTGTGENIGYFFDSLKNGGIAMEDLSLIVNTHNHYDHVGGNRYLDLDVAMHLEDAIPYEIGDDLATAAVMFGRSMGKMSVDLKLKEGDKIGGFKVIHTPGHTRGGICLYDGETLVSGDTVFAGGGFGRVDLGGNLGDMINSLERLSKLKVENLLPGHGPWTDHGSEHIHWAKDLLNVL, encoded by the coding sequence TTGAACAAAATTAACGACATTCTAATGATAGAAGGACGCGGATACGATTCTAACATCTACGTTTTTGAGGATGTGGTGGTTGACACCGGTACCGGTGAAAATATTGGTTACTTTTTTGATTCTCTTAAAAATGGGGGTATTGCTATGGAAGATCTATCCCTAATTGTGAACACCCATAACCATTATGATCATGTGGGTGGTAATCGATACCTGGATCTGGATGTGGCCATGCATCTAGAAGATGCAATCCCCTATGAGATTGGTGATGACCTGGCTACCGCGGCTGTTATGTTCGGAAGATCAATGGGGAAGATGAGTGTTGACCTCAAACTCAAAGAAGGGGACAAAATAGGTGGATTCAAAGTTATACATACTCCGGGTCATACCCGGGGGGGCATATGTCTTTATGATGGTGAAACCCTGGTCTCTGGTGACACAGTATTTGCTGGTGGTGGTTTTGGACGTGTTGATTTGGGTGGGAATCTTGGTGACATGATCAATTCTTTAGAAAGGCTTAGTAAACTGAAAGTTGAAAATTTGCTTCCTGGTCATGGGCCATGGACTGATCATGGTTCAGAACATATCCACTGGGCAAAGGATTTACTGAATGTATTATAA
- a CDS encoding DNA-directed DNA polymerase yields METATMVLLDIDYVTEEDMPVIRLFGTFMTEKGPKSIIALDRDFQPYIYVIPNHLEKCREELAEFNVVRVEKVGRKDLGRPVNVLKVFFKHPQDVPRLRDEIANLDSVDDIREYDLPFYRRYLIDKGLFPMGKVQIHGNFISSREYRGCLSEDTHILEITGEPVLLESDFPELKILSFDIETYNPKGMPRAEEDPIIMISLSSNEGLRKVISTAECDFYFVKTVATEEEILEEFMSTVKKENPNIILGYNSDNFDFNYINERAKKLGISVDLGTDGSSLKFMRRGFTNAALVKGRVHVDLYLVVRRYLSMDRYTLERVYWELFGEDKEDIPGNEICDYWDNGGLQLDSLFKYSLDDAEAVTKIGEKMLPLTMELTRIVGQPFFDVARMATGQLVEWYLIRKAFEVGELVPNKPSSAEHSDRRGKRAAGGYVKDPEKGLHENIVYFDFRSLYPSIIISKNVSLDTLVGDCVEGACHVSPEAGYLFLKEPRGFVPSVIGNVLSERVRLKTMMHQATDEREIQLLNVQQEALKRLANSMYGVYGFSRFRWYSLECADAITAWGRDYIKNTMKKAEEFGFKSIYADTDGFYAVYEGHSTSQEDSA; encoded by the coding sequence ATGGAAACTGCAACCATGGTCTTACTGGACATTGACTACGTTACCGAAGAGGATATGCCAGTAATACGGTTATTTGGTACCTTTATGACTGAAAAAGGGCCTAAATCTATCATTGCGCTAGACCGGGACTTCCAGCCCTACATTTATGTAATACCGAACCATCTAGAAAAATGTCGTGAAGAACTGGCAGAGTTTAATGTGGTCCGGGTAGAAAAGGTGGGACGAAAGGATCTCGGCAGACCCGTGAATGTTTTAAAGGTCTTTTTTAAGCATCCTCAAGATGTGCCCCGTTTAAGAGATGAAATTGCTAACTTGGATAGTGTGGATGATATCCGGGAATATGATTTACCATTCTACCGTAGATATCTAATCGATAAGGGGCTTTTTCCCATGGGGAAGGTGCAAATCCATGGTAATTTCATTTCTTCCCGTGAGTATCGGGGATGCCTATCCGAAGACACCCACATTCTGGAGATAACTGGTGAACCTGTTCTTCTGGAGTCCGATTTCCCTGAACTAAAAATTTTAAGTTTTGATATAGAAACATACAACCCTAAGGGTATGCCCCGGGCAGAGGAAGACCCTATAATAATGATAAGCCTTTCCAGCAATGAAGGCTTAAGAAAAGTGATTTCCACAGCAGAATGTGATTTTTATTTTGTTAAAACCGTGGCCACGGAAGAAGAAATATTAGAAGAATTTATGAGCACCGTTAAAAAGGAGAACCCCAACATCATCCTGGGTTACAATTCAGACAACTTCGATTTTAACTATATTAATGAACGGGCCAAAAAATTGGGGATTTCAGTGGACCTGGGCACGGATGGCTCCTCACTTAAATTTATGAGGAGAGGTTTTACCAATGCGGCTCTGGTAAAAGGCAGAGTGCACGTAGATCTTTACCTGGTGGTGCGTCGCTACTTGTCCATGGATCGTTACACACTAGAACGGGTTTATTGGGAGCTTTTTGGTGAGGACAAAGAAGACATACCCGGAAATGAAATCTGCGATTACTGGGATAATGGCGGTTTACAACTGGATTCACTCTTCAAGTATTCTTTGGATGATGCTGAGGCAGTCACCAAGATTGGAGAGAAGATGCTACCCTTAACTATGGAACTCACCCGGATCGTGGGCCAGCCATTTTTCGATGTGGCCCGTATGGCCACCGGCCAGCTAGTGGAGTGGTATCTGATCCGAAAAGCCTTCGAAGTGGGAGAATTAGTTCCAAACAAACCATCCTCAGCCGAACATTCAGATCGGAGAGGTAAGAGAGCTGCAGGTGGCTACGTTAAGGACCCTGAGAAAGGACTTCATGAAAACATTGTTTATTTTGATTTCAGAAGTCTCTACCCCAGCATCATCATATCCAAGAACGTATCCCTGGACACTCTGGTGGGAGACTGCGTAGAAGGAGCCTGTCACGTGTCCCCCGAAGCAGGTTATCTGTTTTTAAAAGAACCACGAGGATTTGTTCCATCGGTGATTGGAAATGTTTTAAGTGAAAGGGTGCGTTTGAAGACCATGATGCACCAGGCTACAGATGAAAGGGAAATTCAACTCCTTAATGTGCAGCAAGAAGCACTTAAGCGTTTGGCCAACTCCATGTACGGGGTTTATGGGTTTTCCAGATTCAGGTGGTACAGTCTAGAATGTGCTGATGCCATTACTGCCTGGGGACGGGATTATATAAAAAATACCATGAAAAAGGCTGAAGAATTCGGTTTTAAGTCAATATATGCTGATACCGATGGTTTTTATGCGGTTTATGAAGGTCATAGTACCTCCCAAGAAGATTCAGCATAG
- a CDS encoding helix-turn-helix transcriptional regulator, giving the protein MKDNAYELLDEVQDNLKFLAISGVRAKIMITLHGGPKNLSELRELIDLRSSTILHGMNELEKRNIVKKTGDRYNLTPSGKILTLNFKDLVKSVIVTKRFEKLWDGHCIEGIPDNLLLQIGSLMNGDLIQSEPTDIYKPHMTFTQLLPPVNKFRGVSPLFHSDFKDLMIQMVLNGVDTQLIVTESIMNKLYELAAQEPETFTNLTSQENFELWITDEDVKIGFTVTDQFVSLGLAFEDGSYDYSMDLVSDDLDAILWGEKLFKYYREKSKKII; this is encoded by the coding sequence ATGAAAGACAACGCCTACGAATTGTTGGACGAAGTACAAGACAATCTCAAGTTCCTAGCAATTTCGGGAGTAAGAGCGAAAATAATGATTACTCTCCATGGGGGGCCGAAAAATCTTTCTGAACTTAGAGAACTTATAGATCTGAGGTCATCAACAATTCTCCATGGTATGAATGAACTGGAAAAAAGAAACATTGTCAAAAAAACTGGGGATCGTTACAATCTTACTCCTAGTGGCAAAATTCTCACTTTAAATTTCAAGGATCTAGTCAAATCAGTAATAGTCACTAAAAGATTCGAAAAACTATGGGATGGACATTGCATTGAAGGTATACCTGATAATCTTTTGCTGCAGATAGGATCTTTAATGAATGGAGATCTTATCCAATCAGAACCTACCGACATCTACAAGCCGCATATGACCTTCACTCAGTTATTACCTCCTGTGAATAAATTTCGAGGTGTTTCTCCATTGTTTCACTCAGATTTCAAGGATCTAATGATACAGATGGTATTGAATGGTGTTGATACACAGCTAATTGTCACTGAAAGCATAATGAATAAGCTTTATGAGCTTGCTGCCCAGGAACCAGAAACATTTACGAATCTTACTTCCCAGGAAAATTTTGAACTATGGATCACAGATGAGGATGTAAAAATTGGCTTTACAGTCACTGATCAGTTCGTTTCATTAGGATTGGCGTTTGAAGATGGATCTTATGATTATAGTATGGACTTGGTGAGTGATGATCTTGATGCAATCCTATGGGGAGAAAAATTATTCAAATATTACCGAGAAAAGTCTAAAAAAATTATTTGA
- a CDS encoding isocitrate lyase/PEP mutase family protein — protein sequence MKSKSLRKLLSLEQPLVMPDAYDPISALMIQKAGFKAVQCSGYSFSVAASYSRESDVSLEENLEITRRIVEAVDVPVMADAEDGYGGPEAVIETVSRFIEIGVAGMNLEDQVLGTGGLLQIISEDLMGEKIMVARETAEIEGNPALVINGRTDALKSLNNREDAMNLSIERANQYLDDGADLVFITYVETLDEVETIIKEVKGPVSIAAGMPYNIKNFSIADLDRLGVARVSIPTLLIYSSLKALKGSLEYLKKDKLMDLMEESCLISSEDLNDILS from the coding sequence ATTAAAAGTAAAAGTCTCCGTAAACTCCTATCCCTTGAGCAGCCTCTGGTGATGCCGGATGCTTACGATCCCATAAGCGCCCTTATGATCCAGAAAGCAGGTTTCAAAGCAGTGCAGTGTTCTGGTTACAGTTTTTCTGTCGCGGCAAGTTATTCCCGTGAGTCAGACGTTTCTCTGGAAGAAAACCTGGAAATAACCCGCAGAATCGTTGAAGCCGTGGATGTTCCGGTAATGGCGGATGCAGAAGATGGTTATGGGGGTCCTGAAGCGGTAATTGAAACCGTCAGCAGATTCATTGAGATTGGTGTGGCAGGGATGAACCTGGAGGATCAGGTCCTGGGCACTGGCGGTCTCCTGCAGATCATCAGTGAAGATCTGATGGGTGAAAAGATCATGGTGGCCCGGGAAACGGCCGAAATTGAAGGAAACCCTGCATTAGTGATTAATGGGCGTACAGATGCTTTAAAATCTTTGAATAATCGGGAAGATGCCATGAATCTGTCCATAGAACGTGCCAACCAGTATCTTGATGATGGAGCGGATCTGGTGTTTATAACCTATGTGGAGACTTTGGATGAAGTTGAAACCATCATAAAAGAAGTTAAAGGCCCAGTTAGTATAGCTGCTGGCATGCCTTACAATATTAAAAACTTCTCCATTGCTGATCTTGATCGGCTAGGAGTGGCACGGGTTAGCATACCAACCCTGCTGATTTATTCCAGCTTAAAGGCCTTAAAAGGATCTTTAGAATATCTGAAAAAAGATAAATTGATGGATCTGATGGAAGAAAGCTGCTTAATCTCCAGTGAGGATTTAAACGACATACTATCATGA
- a CDS encoding potassium channel family protein has translation MYIVIMGGGRVGLTLASSLVTRGRDVTLIENDSNLCSNAAAELDALVLCGSGTNVKTLEEANIADADVFVAATGNDEANLLSCILVKEYHVPKIIARLSNPDHAEAFRKVGIHDVISPELTAAGYLEKLITRPKIADLIVIGKGSGEILEMSVQNKKIIGKRVSDVSPTEDYIIVAIHHNGNITIPKADMVLKENDRISVLVKTQAVKKTAKLFIG, from the coding sequence ATGTACATTGTTATTATGGGAGGTGGAAGGGTGGGATTAACCCTGGCATCTTCCCTTGTCACCCGAGGACGGGATGTTACACTAATAGAGAACGATTCTAATCTTTGTTCTAATGCTGCGGCTGAACTTGACGCTCTGGTACTATGTGGAAGCGGAACTAATGTTAAAACATTAGAAGAGGCCAATATAGCTGATGCAGACGTATTTGTGGCTGCAACTGGTAACGATGAAGCAAATTTGCTTTCTTGTATCCTGGTAAAGGAATATCATGTTCCTAAGATCATTGCCCGACTTAGCAACCCTGATCACGCCGAGGCCTTTAGGAAGGTGGGCATTCATGATGTGATCAGTCCTGAGCTTACCGCCGCCGGTTATCTAGAAAAATTGATCACTCGCCCCAAAATTGCCGATCTAATTGTAATAGGTAAAGGAAGTGGAGAAATACTTGAAATGAGCGTTCAAAATAAAAAAATCATCGGTAAGAGGGTGTCAGATGTCAGTCCTACCGAGGATTATATCATCGTGGCCATTCACCATAATGGAAATATCACCATTCCCAAGGCCGATATGGTGTTGAAGGAGAACGATCGTATCTCGGTTCTGGTGAAAACCCAGGCTGTGAAGAAGACCGCGAAACTTTTCATTGGATAA
- a CDS encoding LysE family translocator gives MMESLIAGITLGLYSGLSPGPLLVLVISQTIKHGYLEGIKVALAPVISDMPIIILSLTFLSMISKYTPILGFISIIGGIYLGYLAYESFKTKGIVKDVIPENPQSLKKGVTVNLLNPSPYLFWITIGGPLLIHGSVESPFSAILFIIGFYGLLIGAKIFLAYAIGKSRDFLTGKSYIYTMRVIGLILVIFAIYFIKQGIPLIIS, from the coding sequence ATGATGGAATCCTTAATCGCAGGAATTACACTAGGCCTCTATTCTGGTTTATCCCCCGGCCCCCTCCTGGTACTAGTAATCTCCCAAACAATAAAACATGGCTATCTGGAGGGAATAAAGGTTGCCTTGGCACCCGTAATTTCGGATATGCCCATCATTATATTATCATTGACATTTCTATCGATGATTTCCAAATACACCCCCATTTTAGGATTTATTTCAATTATCGGTGGTATATATCTAGGTTATCTGGCTTACGAAAGCTTTAAAACAAAAGGTATTGTTAAGGATGTTATTCCAGAAAATCCCCAATCCCTAAAAAAAGGAGTTACGGTTAATCTTCTAAATCCATCGCCCTATTTATTCTGGATAACTATTGGTGGACCTTTATTGATCCATGGTAGTGTAGAAAGTCCTTTTTCAGCTATTCTATTTATTATTGGTTTTTATGGACTTTTAATCGGCGCCAAAATATTTTTAGCCTATGCAATAGGGAAATCACGCGATTTTCTTACGGGAAAGAGTTATATCTATACCATGCGAGTTATCGGCCTGATTTTAGTAATTTTTGCAATTTATTTCATTAAGCAAGGCATTCCGTTGATTATAAGTTAA
- a CDS encoding GNAT family N-acetyltransferase has protein sequence MKVAELIYEADADTFNFFYKNKEKSAGVIEKLVLADVNNLNHQHIYVVSDDENHVLGLAVIHHGKRPFFLDELKSFFKNLDVADALKYTLISILDKMFLSDLEDQDSYLAILAVDESFRSRGIGSFILKKAVKLMRGQGSKRAVLDVDIENTGALRLYEKVGFKIFKKKSLSFFKWEKGVYNMEYALMTDINE, from the coding sequence TTGAAGGTTGCTGAGTTGATTTACGAAGCTGATGCCGATACTTTTAATTTTTTCTATAAGAATAAGGAAAAAAGTGCCGGGGTAATAGAAAAATTGGTACTTGCCGATGTTAATAACCTGAACCATCAGCATATATATGTAGTATCCGATGATGAGAATCATGTGTTGGGTTTAGCAGTCATACACCATGGAAAAAGGCCGTTTTTCCTTGACGAGTTGAAATCTTTTTTCAAAAACCTGGACGTGGCAGACGCTTTGAAGTACACCCTGATTTCTATTCTGGATAAGATGTTTCTTTCAGATCTAGAAGACCAGGACAGTTATCTGGCCATATTGGCTGTGGATGAATCATTCCGGAGTAGGGGAATCGGATCTTTCATTCTGAAAAAAGCAGTTAAATTGATGAGAGGGCAGGGAAGTAAAAGAGCAGTTCTGGATGTTGATATAGAGAACACCGGTGCTTTGCGATTGTATGAAAAAGTTGGCTTTAAAATATTCAAAAAGAAGAGTTTATCCTTTTTTAAATGGGAGAAAGGGGTTTATAATATGGAATATGCGCTCATGACAGACATCAATGAGTAG
- a CDS encoding prenyltransferase/squalene oxidase repeat-containing protein: MKAGIDGLKVDPSETLLSCGNPSIEYFTRRELLEENVKPVEILWDLNPIQKIFKRQQEEGFWRYPGKIRETHANQDYNQLETFRMLGELVEKYGLNCEHPLIEKTAQYLFNCQTEEGDFRGIYGNQYATTYSPAIMELLIKAGYADDPRIEKGINWLLSQRQDDGGWAIPFRTRNKRYKDFYNIPEPLQTDSSKPFSHLVTGMVLRAFAAHPQTRQSKEAQKAGKLVASRFFQPDKYTDRKDKKYWESVSFPFWFTNVLTALDSLSLMGFSRKDPQVREGLDFLRQKQRPDGLFNLKLLMTRDKDLKYWIVLAVGRVFKRFYEQD, encoded by the coding sequence ATGAAGGCAGGGATAGATGGACTGAAAGTAGATCCCAGTGAAACTCTATTATCATGTGGTAATCCATCCATAGAATATTTCACTCGCCGGGAACTGTTAGAGGAAAATGTGAAACCGGTGGAAATATTATGGGATCTTAATCCAATTCAAAAAATATTTAAAAGACAGCAAGAAGAAGGTTTTTGGAGATACCCTGGCAAAATACGTGAAACACATGCCAATCAGGATTATAACCAGTTGGAAACATTCCGCATGTTAGGAGAACTAGTGGAGAAATATGGTCTTAACTGTGAACATCCCTTAATAGAGAAGACCGCTCAATATCTTTTTAATTGCCAAACCGAGGAGGGAGACTTTCGGGGAATTTATGGCAACCAATACGCCACCACTTATTCACCAGCCATAATGGAGTTACTTATCAAAGCAGGATATGCGGATGACCCCCGAATAGAAAAAGGAATTAATTGGCTTCTTTCACAGCGTCAGGATGATGGTGGATGGGCCATTCCCTTTAGAACCCGGAATAAAAGATATAAAGATTTTTATAACATACCTGAACCTTTACAAACAGACAGTTCCAAACCATTTTCCCATTTAGTTACTGGTATGGTGCTCCGGGCCTTCGCCGCTCACCCCCAAACCCGCCAATCAAAGGAAGCTCAGAAAGCAGGGAAGTTAGTGGCCAGCCGATTCTTCCAACCAGACAAATATACTGATAGGAAAGATAAAAAGTACTGGGAGAGTGTTTCATTTCCCTTCTGGTTCACCAATGTGTTAACTGCCTTAGATTCACTTTCATTAATGGGATTTTCCAGGAAGGATCCCCAAGTACGGGAGGGTCTGGACTTTTTACGCCAGAAACAAAGGCCAGATGGACTTTTCAACTTAAAACTTCTAATGACCCGTGATAAAGACTTGAAATACTGGATCGTTCTGGCGGTCGGTAGGGTGTTCAAGAGATTTTATGAGCAAGATTGA
- a CDS encoding class I SAM-dependent methyltransferase yields MKKWYEELFYNYAEKYDNEVFTQGTIGEVDFIESEINHDKGCKILDVGCGTGRHAVELARRGYSVTGADLSENMLDKARKKAAEAGVKIDFIKADARNLPFQDEFDLVIMICEGAFPLMESDQMNFQILESAARSINVKGKLIFTTLNGLYPLFHSVKDFINTHSNYSANLDNTFDLMAFRDKYQLEIEDDDGNEMTLNCNERYYVPSEITWLLESLGFDRIDICGCKLGEFSRTDPLTTEDYEMLVIAEY; encoded by the coding sequence ATGAAAAAATGGTATGAAGAGCTATTTTACAATTACGCTGAAAAATATGATAATGAAGTATTCACACAGGGAACCATAGGGGAAGTTGATTTCATAGAATCAGAAATAAATCATGATAAGGGCTGTAAAATACTGGATGTAGGGTGTGGAACTGGACGGCATGCAGTTGAACTTGCAAGACGTGGTTATTCAGTCACTGGGGCAGATTTATCAGAAAACATGCTGGATAAGGCCCGAAAAAAGGCTGCTGAAGCCGGAGTGAAAATAGATTTTATAAAAGCTGATGCCAGAAACCTCCCCTTCCAGGATGAGTTTGATCTGGTTATTATGATCTGTGAGGGTGCATTTCCCCTCATGGAATCTGACCAGATGAACTTCCAGATATTAGAAAGTGCAGCCCGATCAATAAATGTAAAGGGGAAATTGATCTTCACCACCCTTAACGGGTTGTATCCTTTGTTCCATTCAGTTAAGGATTTCATAAACACCCACTCTAACTATTCTGCCAACCTTGATAATACCTTTGACCTTATGGCTTTTAGGGATAAATATCAGCTGGAAATAGAAGATGATGATGGGAATGAAATGACATTGAACTGTAATGAACGATATTATGTTCCTTCAGAGATTACATGGCTTCTTGAATCTCTTGGATTTGATAGAATTGATATTTGTGGATGTAAACTGGGGGAATTCAGCCGAACTGATCCTCTTACCACTGAAGATTATGAGATGCTGGTAATAGCTGAGTATTAA